In Halosegnis marinus, one genomic interval encodes:
- a CDS encoding PIN domain-containing protein: MRVAVDTNALMMPVECDVRLFDELDRVVGSYEAVVPEAVVAELEKLADGNGKAATAASVGRDLADRCTVVSTEADYADDAMVELGADCDYAVTNDKPLRRRLADADVPVICLRGGTKLAVTQ, encoded by the coding sequence ATGCGCGTCGCGGTGGACACGAACGCGCTGATGATGCCGGTCGAGTGCGACGTGCGGCTGTTCGACGAACTCGACCGGGTCGTCGGCTCGTACGAGGCGGTCGTCCCCGAGGCCGTCGTCGCCGAGCTGGAGAAGCTCGCCGACGGCAACGGGAAGGCGGCCACCGCGGCCTCCGTGGGCCGGGACCTCGCCGACCGGTGTACGGTCGTGTCCACCGAGGCCGACTACGCGGACGACGCGATGGTGGAACTGGGCGCGGACTGCGACTACGCGGTCACGAACGACAAACCGCTGCGTCGGCGGCTCGCGGACGCCGACGTTCCCGTAATCTGTTTACGGGGCGGGACGAAACTCGCGGTAACGCAATAA
- a CDS encoding translation initiation factor IF-2 subunit gamma, with translation MTTNHRQPEVNIGLVGHVDHGKTTLVQALSGAWTDQHSEEMKRGISIRLGYADATFRKVPGVDAPECYTVEEEVDGEETELVRTVSFVDAPGHETLMATMLSGAAIMDGAVLVVGANEDVPQAQTEEHLMALDIIGIENIVIAQNKIDLVDAERARENYEQIQEFVEGTVAEDAPVVPISAQQEINIDVLIDAIEETIPTPERDPDAPARMQVARSFDINRPGTTFDGLLGGVIGGSLTQGTLEVDDDIQLRPGRDTDDGYEPVSTTVRSLQAGGDSVDSATPGGLIGVGTGLDPSLTKGDGLAGQVAGPEESLPPVHEQFTMDIELLDRVVSVDEEIEQVSTGEPLMLTVGTATTVGSVTSARGDEAEVALKRPVCAEEGAKIAINRRVGARWRLIGVGTLT, from the coding sequence ATGACCACGAACCACCGACAACCGGAGGTGAACATCGGGCTGGTCGGCCACGTCGACCACGGGAAGACGACGCTGGTGCAGGCGCTCTCTGGCGCGTGGACCGACCAGCACTCCGAGGAGATGAAACGCGGTATCTCCATCCGGCTGGGGTACGCCGACGCGACCTTCCGGAAGGTCCCGGGCGTCGACGCCCCCGAGTGTTACACCGTCGAGGAGGAGGTCGACGGCGAGGAGACCGAGCTCGTCCGCACCGTCTCCTTCGTCGACGCGCCGGGCCACGAGACGCTCATGGCGACGATGCTCTCGGGCGCGGCCATCATGGACGGCGCCGTGCTCGTCGTCGGGGCCAACGAGGACGTCCCGCAGGCCCAGACCGAGGAGCACCTGATGGCGCTCGACATCATCGGCATCGAGAACATCGTCATCGCGCAGAACAAGATCGACCTCGTCGACGCCGAGCGCGCGAGAGAGAACTACGAGCAGATACAGGAGTTCGTCGAGGGCACGGTCGCGGAGGACGCGCCCGTCGTCCCCATCTCCGCCCAGCAGGAGATCAACATCGACGTGCTCATCGACGCCATCGAGGAGACGATTCCGACCCCCGAGCGCGACCCGGACGCGCCCGCGCGGATGCAGGTCGCTCGCTCGTTCGACATCAACCGCCCGGGCACGACCTTCGACGGCCTGCTCGGCGGCGTCATCGGCGGCTCGCTCACGCAGGGGACCCTCGAAGTGGACGACGACATCCAGCTCCGCCCCGGTCGCGACACGGACGACGGCTACGAGCCGGTGTCCACGACCGTTCGCTCGCTGCAGGCGGGCGGCGACTCCGTCGATTCGGCCACGCCCGGCGGCCTCATCGGCGTCGGGACGGGCCTCGACCCCTCGCTCACGAAGGGCGACGGGCTGGCCGGCCAGGTCGCCGGCCCCGAGGAGTCGCTCCCGCCGGTCCACGAGCAGTTCACGATGGACATCGAGCTGCTCGACCGGGTCGTCTCCGTGGACGAGGAGATAGAGCAGGTCTCGACCGGCGAGCCGCTCATGCTCACGGTGGGGACGGCCACGACGGTCGGCTCCGTCACCTCGGCGCGCGGCGACGAGGCGGAGGTCGCGCTCAAGCGCCCCGTCTGTGCCGAGGAGGGCGCGAAGATAGCCATCAACCGACGCGTCGGCGCGCGCTGGCGGCTCATCGGCGTCGGGACGCTGACGTAG
- the spt4 gene encoding transcription elongation factor subunit Spt4 gives MMAQRLVCRDCHRVLDVDDGEQCPACGSNSLTEDWAGYVVITHPETSQIATEMEITEPGRYALKVR, from the coding sequence CTGATGGCGCAACGACTCGTCTGCCGCGACTGTCACCGCGTGCTCGACGTGGACGACGGCGAGCAGTGTCCCGCCTGCGGCTCGAACTCGCTGACGGAGGACTGGGCCGGCTACGTCGTCATCACCCACCCCGAGACGTCGCAGATAGCGACGGAGATGGAGATAACGGAGCCGGGCCGGTACGCGCTGAAGGTACGCTGA
- a CDS encoding winged helix-turn-helix domain-containing protein — MSDSQTEDADSILACGECISPAEAFAVVGNETRLSILEALWRMDRPAAFSDLRREVGMSDSAQFNYHLSKLTGQFVRKTDDGYDFRSAGRSVIAAVLSGTLNQDPRLDPFEVEGECVDCGAALEAYYRNEEVRIRCSDCGRNHGGYSFPPGGLEDRTREELMDAFNQRARHLSCLSADGVCPECSGRMETRLFDVDGENGFDLDVRVEHECRRCHHTIYSSVGLVLLDDAEVVSFYRDHGIDLNAVPYWTLEWCVTDEYTTVERNGGSDGTWRITVAVPVEDEELVVSLDGSLNVLDTERRARAEA; from the coding sequence ATGAGCGACTCGCAGACCGAGGACGCCGACTCCATCCTCGCGTGCGGGGAGTGCATCTCGCCCGCCGAGGCGTTCGCCGTCGTCGGCAACGAGACGCGTCTCTCCATCCTCGAAGCCCTCTGGCGGATGGACCGCCCGGCCGCCTTCTCCGACCTCCGCCGCGAGGTGGGGATGAGCGACTCCGCACAGTTCAACTACCACCTCTCGAAGCTGACGGGCCAGTTCGTCCGCAAGACCGACGACGGCTACGACTTCCGCTCGGCCGGCCGGTCGGTCATCGCGGCCGTGCTCTCGGGCACCCTCAATCAGGACCCGCGGCTCGACCCCTTCGAGGTCGAGGGGGAGTGCGTCGACTGCGGCGCGGCCCTGGAGGCGTACTACCGGAACGAGGAGGTCCGCATCCGGTGTAGCGACTGCGGGCGCAACCACGGCGGCTACTCGTTCCCGCCCGGAGGGCTGGAGGACCGCACGCGCGAGGAGCTGATGGACGCGTTCAATCAGCGCGCGCGCCACCTCTCGTGTCTCTCCGCGGACGGCGTCTGCCCGGAGTGTTCCGGCCGGATGGAGACGCGGCTGTTCGACGTGGACGGCGAGAACGGCTTCGACCTCGACGTGCGCGTCGAACACGAGTGCCGGCGGTGTCACCACACCATCTACTCCTCCGTGGGGCTCGTGCTTCTGGACGACGCGGAGGTCGTCTCCTTCTACCGCGACCACGGAATCGACCTCAACGCCGTCCCGTACTGGACGCTGGAGTGGTGTGTCACCGACGAGTACACGACCGTCGAGCGCAACGGCGGGTCGGACGGGACGTGGCGCATCACCGTCGCCGTCCCCGTCGAGGACGAGGAACTGGTCGTCTCGCTCGACGGCTCGCTGAACGTCCTCGACACGGAACGGCGGGCGCGCGCCGAGGCCTGA
- a CDS encoding bifunctional N(6)-L-threonylcarbamoyladenine synthase/serine/threonine protein kinase: MTRILGIEGTAWCASAALHDTATDETYIESEAYEPESGGIHPREAAEHMREAIPDVVGTVREHAGDDIDAVAFSRGPGLGPCLRIVATAARALSLRLDVPLVGVNHMVAHLEIGRHTSGFDSPVCLNASGANAHLLGYRNGRYRVLGETMDTGVGNAIDKFTRHLGWSHPGGPKVEECARAGEYVDLPYVVKGMDFSFSGIMSAAKHAVDDGVPVEDVCFSLQENVFAMLAEVSERALSLTGADELVLGGGVGQNTRLRSMLAEMCEARGADFHAPEPRFLRDNAGMIAVLGARMYEAGDTIAVAESAVDPDFRPDEVEVTWDAGGDVAVTRAETGEIRGAEAVVRLGERVEKSRVGKGYRHPALDERLRRERTRSEARLTSLARREGVPTPVVYDVDDHESRLVFERVGDADLVAELTEARVRDVGRHLAACHAAGFVHGDPTPRNVRVASAASEPPNGERRSRERVTRETGASDRDATRESDDRTYLIDFGLGYHTEHVEDYAMDLHVFEGSLAGTSDDATALAAAFEDAYAAAGDPEVVAQLREIESRGRYQ, translated from the coding sequence GTGACCCGAATCCTCGGCATCGAGGGGACCGCGTGGTGTGCCAGCGCCGCGCTCCACGACACGGCCACGGACGAGACGTACATCGAGTCCGAGGCCTACGAACCCGAGTCGGGCGGCATCCACCCGCGCGAGGCCGCCGAGCACATGCGCGAGGCGATACCCGACGTGGTGGGAACCGTGCGCGAGCACGCGGGCGACGACATCGACGCGGTGGCGTTCTCGCGCGGCCCCGGTCTCGGGCCGTGTCTCCGCATCGTCGCCACGGCCGCGCGGGCGCTGTCGCTCCGCCTCGACGTGCCGCTCGTCGGCGTCAACCACATGGTGGCACACCTCGAAATCGGCCGCCACACCTCCGGATTCGACTCGCCCGTCTGTCTCAACGCCTCGGGCGCGAACGCCCACCTGCTCGGCTACCGGAACGGCCGGTACCGCGTGCTCGGCGAGACGATGGACACCGGGGTCGGCAACGCCATCGACAAGTTCACCCGCCACCTCGGCTGGTCGCACCCCGGCGGCCCGAAGGTGGAGGAGTGCGCGAGGGCGGGCGAGTACGTCGACCTCCCGTACGTCGTGAAGGGGATGGACTTCTCCTTCTCCGGCATCATGAGCGCCGCGAAACACGCCGTCGACGACGGCGTCCCCGTCGAGGACGTCTGTTTCTCCCTCCAGGAGAACGTCTTCGCGATGCTCGCGGAGGTCTCGGAGCGCGCGCTGTCGCTCACCGGCGCGGACGAACTCGTCCTCGGCGGCGGGGTCGGACAGAACACCCGCCTGCGGTCGATGCTCGCGGAGATGTGCGAGGCCCGCGGCGCCGACTTCCACGCGCCCGAACCGCGCTTCCTCCGCGACAACGCCGGGATGATAGCCGTCCTCGGCGCGCGGATGTACGAGGCCGGCGACACGATAGCGGTCGCTGAGTCGGCCGTGGACCCCGACTTCCGCCCGGACGAGGTGGAGGTGACGTGGGACGCCGGAGGCGACGTGGCCGTGACGCGCGCCGAAACCGGGGAGATACGCGGCGCGGAGGCCGTCGTCCGCCTCGGCGAGCGCGTCGAGAAGTCCCGCGTCGGGAAGGGGTACCGCCACCCCGCCCTCGACGAGCGCCTCCGCCGCGAGCGCACCAGAAGCGAGGCGCGGCTGACGAGCCTCGCCCGGCGCGAGGGCGTCCCCACGCCCGTCGTCTACGACGTGGACGACCACGAATCGCGCCTCGTGTTCGAGCGCGTCGGCGACGCGGACCTCGTCGCGGAACTGACGGAGGCTCGGGTCCGCGACGTGGGGCGGCACCTCGCGGCCTGTCACGCGGCCGGCTTCGTCCACGGCGACCCGACGCCGCGGAACGTGCGGGTGGCGAGCGCGGCGAGCGAGCCACCGAACGGCGAGCGGCGAAGCCGCGAACGGGTGACGCGGGAGACGGGAGCGAGCGACCGCGACGCGACACGCGAGTCGGACGACCGCACCTACCTCATCGACTTCGGCCTCGGCTACCACACCGAGCACGTCGAGGACTACGCGATGGACCTCCACGTCTTCGAGGGGTCGCTCGCCGGGACGAGCGACGACGCGACGGCGCTCGCGGCGGCGTTCGAGGACGCCTACGCCGCGGCCGGCGACCCCGAGGTGGTCGCGCAACTGCGCGAGATAGAGTCGCGCGGGCGCTACCAGTGA
- a CDS encoding haloacid dehalogenase type II: MLDRDAVSVLTFDSYSTIVDVGSTVAALDGYVEDPEAVAAQWRAHSLMYSMAANDVDAYEPFYELNRHALTYALAEAGVDVTDEVRDDVLSVYHDLHVFEDVRPGVERLAEGYDLWVVSNGNPEMLDTMFEAADLDGHVEGYVSADEPETFKPDPGIYTHAADRIGVGVEEMAHVTAAWFDVAGAEGAGAQAVWVNRDDGPYPEFGPRPSLEVASFVALADELDL; encoded by the coding sequence ATGCTGGACCGCGACGCCGTTTCCGTCCTGACGTTCGACTCGTACAGCACCATCGTCGACGTGGGCTCGACCGTCGCCGCGCTCGACGGCTACGTCGAGGACCCCGAGGCCGTCGCCGCGCAGTGGCGCGCCCACTCGCTTATGTACTCGATGGCCGCCAACGACGTGGACGCCTACGAGCCGTTCTACGAGCTGAACCGCCACGCGCTCACCTACGCGCTCGCGGAGGCGGGCGTGGACGTGACCGACGAGGTGCGCGACGACGTACTCTCCGTCTATCACGACCTCCACGTCTTCGAGGACGTGCGCCCCGGCGTCGAGCGGCTGGCCGAGGGGTACGACCTCTGGGTCGTCTCGAACGGCAACCCGGAGATGCTCGACACGATGTTCGAGGCCGCCGACCTCGACGGCCACGTGGAGGGGTACGTCAGCGCCGACGAGCCGGAGACGTTCAAGCCCGACCCCGGTATCTACACCCACGCCGCCGACCGCATCGGCGTCGGCGTGGAGGAGATGGCCCACGTCACCGCGGCGTGGTTCGACGTCGCCGGCGCGGAGGGCGCGGGCGCACAGGCGGTGTGGGTGAACCGCGACGACGGGCCGTACCCGGAGTTCGGGCCGCGCCCCTCGCTCGAAGTCGCGTCGTTCGTCGCGCTCGCCGACGAACTGGACCTGTGA
- a CDS encoding non-canonical purine NTP pyrophosphatase: MSLRYVTTNEGKIREALEYLDSGVTQLDYDYTEIQADDLESVAAFGAREAFRVAGEPVVVDDAGLFVDGLDGFPGPYSSYVEDTLGVERVGRVAREADATRAHFRCVLAYCDGEDFAATPEPVDRGDRRGQDLDAADRDSAATDDTVAEGDVPVKLFTGAVPGRIVEPRGDGGFGYDPIFEHDGETFAEMDAERKNAISHRGRALAKFADWYAER; this comes from the coding sequence GTGAGCCTCCGCTACGTCACGACGAACGAGGGGAAGATACGCGAGGCGCTGGAGTACCTCGACTCGGGCGTCACCCAGCTCGACTACGACTACACCGAGATACAGGCCGACGACCTCGAATCGGTGGCCGCGTTCGGCGCGCGCGAGGCGTTCCGCGTCGCCGGCGAGCCGGTCGTCGTGGACGACGCCGGCCTGTTCGTGGACGGGCTGGACGGCTTTCCGGGCCCCTACTCCTCGTACGTCGAGGACACGCTCGGCGTCGAGCGCGTCGGCCGCGTCGCCCGCGAGGCCGACGCGACGCGCGCGCACTTCCGCTGCGTGCTGGCCTACTGCGACGGCGAGGACTTCGCCGCGACGCCCGAACCCGTCGACCGCGGCGACCGGCGCGGCCAGGACCTCGACGCCGCCGACCGCGACAGCGCCGCGACCGACGACACCGTCGCGGAGGGCGACGTGCCGGTGAAGCTGTTCACGGGGGCCGTTCCCGGCCGCATCGTCGAGCCGCGCGGCGACGGCGGCTTCGGCTACGACCCGATATTCGAACACGACGGCGAGACGTTCGCCGAGATGGACGCCGAGCGGAAGAACGCCATCTCCCACCGCGGGCGGGCGCTCGCGAAGTTCGCCGACTGGTACGCCGAGCGGTAG
- a CDS encoding MBL fold metallo-hydrolase codes for MEVTLLGTGDTTGTPTPGCDCDTCTAARERGVERTRFSVHVRNEATGESLLVDASPDFRQQFLREGVALPDEILVTHIHFDHLDGVGNAYRLLSDVPVHAANETDPETGESVAETVARKYDYLDAVSVVGHAPHTRFEACGFEVRLVPVVHPPLVCYGVVIEAEGAKLAITGDTNFAVPAESREAMRGADLLLADGIVPASLCEYHPLGGDHHDDEGVPRTFGTKHMTTEGAVALADELDAEDYRVVHVSHFPSPDEAFGDPLAVDGERYEL; via the coding sequence TGGAGGTCACGCTGCTCGGGACGGGCGACACCACGGGGACGCCCACGCCGGGCTGCGACTGCGACACCTGTACGGCCGCGCGCGAGCGCGGCGTCGAGCGCACCCGATTCTCGGTCCACGTCCGCAACGAGGCCACCGGCGAGTCCTTGCTCGTGGACGCCTCGCCGGACTTCCGCCAGCAGTTCCTCCGCGAGGGCGTCGCCCTCCCCGACGAGATACTCGTCACGCACATCCACTTCGACCACCTCGACGGCGTGGGCAACGCCTACCGCCTGCTCTCGGACGTGCCGGTCCACGCCGCGAACGAGACGGACCCGGAGACGGGCGAGTCCGTCGCGGAGACGGTCGCCCGGAAGTACGACTACCTCGACGCCGTCTCGGTCGTGGGGCACGCGCCACACACGCGCTTCGAGGCGTGCGGCTTCGAGGTGCGGCTCGTCCCCGTCGTCCACCCGCCGCTCGTCTGCTACGGCGTCGTGATAGAGGCCGAGGGCGCGAAGCTCGCCATCACGGGCGACACGAACTTCGCCGTCCCGGCCGAGTCGCGCGAGGCCATGCGCGGCGCGGACCTCCTGCTCGCGGACGGTATCGTCCCCGCGTCCCTCTGTGAGTACCACCCGCTCGGCGGCGACCACCACGACGACGAGGGCGTCCCCCGGACCTTCGGGACGAAACACATGACGACCGAGGGAGCCGTCGCGCTCGCCGACGAACTCGACGCCGAGGACTACCGCGTGGTCCACGTCTCGCACTTCCCCTCGCCCGACGAGGCCTTCGGCGACCCGCTCGCCGTCGACGGGGAGCGCTACGAACTGTAG
- a CDS encoding DUF5787 family protein, giving the protein MREFGFELAVCAGLESEGELVSRQLAGGVHGSRVMDTVVVEPGPGFDARTRITERSIPHRLLESDLGAGTARRPSEAVGSSGYASAAVEAGVDCGYLERERRGGQAYVRATARYPDDWFASLTGVENKPDLGRPGDLELQLRKDVSLALFDRVWLATASHVTGAHLNRIPPEVGVWRVDPDTGERETVREATPLDADGPGIEVVDEHPGRTEIRPVDADTKARYRRRVAERAYGKGWRVPFPDCPHVEERSVAGVGGLAYCTRQERYVRPADACGAEGTGPEVDIDARRAEGSPWVRDPAGAKRTQAGLDFYSS; this is encoded by the coding sequence GTGCGCGAGTTCGGGTTCGAGTTGGCCGTCTGTGCGGGCCTGGAGAGCGAGGGCGAACTCGTCTCCCGCCAGCTCGCCGGCGGCGTCCACGGCTCGCGGGTGATGGACACCGTCGTCGTGGAGCCCGGGCCGGGGTTCGACGCGCGGACGCGCATCACGGAGCGGTCGATTCCCCACCGCCTGCTCGAATCGGACCTCGGGGCGGGGACGGCACGGCGGCCGAGCGAGGCGGTCGGCTCGTCGGGCTACGCGAGCGCGGCCGTCGAGGCCGGCGTGGACTGCGGCTACCTCGAACGCGAGCGCCGCGGCGGCCAGGCGTACGTGCGCGCGACCGCCCGCTACCCCGACGACTGGTTCGCGTCGCTCACGGGCGTCGAGAACAAGCCCGACCTCGGGCGGCCCGGCGACCTCGAGCTCCAGCTCCGGAAGGACGTCTCGCTCGCGCTGTTCGACCGGGTGTGGCTGGCGACGGCGAGCCACGTCACCGGGGCGCACCTGAACCGCATCCCGCCTGAGGTCGGCGTCTGGCGGGTCGACCCCGACACGGGCGAGCGCGAGACGGTCCGGGAGGCGACGCCGCTCGACGCGGACGGCCCGGGTATCGAGGTCGTGGACGAACACCCCGGCCGAACGGAGATACGCCCCGTCGATGCCGACACGAAGGCCCGATACCGCCGTCGCGTCGCCGAGCGCGCCTACGGGAAGGGGTGGCGCGTGCCCTTTCCCGACTGCCCGCACGTCGAGGAGCGGTCGGTCGCGGGCGTCGGCGGGCTGGCCTACTGTACGCGACAGGAGCGGTACGTCCGGCCCGCGGACGCCTGCGGAGCCGAGGGAACGGGTCCCGAGGTGGACATCGACGCGCGGCGCGCCGAGGGCTCGCCGTGGGTGCGCGACCCGGCGGGCGCGAAGCGCACGCAGGCGGGGCTCGACTTCTACAGTTCGTAG
- a CDS encoding 30S ribosomal protein S24e, producing MEIDVISEEENPMLHRSDVRFEVTHEEASPSRLSVRDSLAAKLNKDASEVVVHRLDTKYGMRKTLGYAKVYETADAAAEVEQEYMLERNKIEDGEEEAEA from the coding sequence ATGGAAATCGACGTCATCTCCGAGGAGGAGAACCCTATGCTGCATCGCTCGGACGTGCGGTTCGAGGTGACCCACGAGGAGGCCAGCCCGTCGCGCCTCTCCGTGCGCGACTCGCTCGCCGCGAAGCTGAACAAGGACGCCAGCGAGGTCGTCGTCCACCGCCTCGACACGAAGTACGGGATGCGCAAGACGCTCGGCTACGCGAAGGTGTACGAGACGGCCGACGCCGCCGCCGAGGTCGAACAGGAGTACATGCTCGAACGCAACAAGATCGAGGACGGCGAGGAGGAGGCCGAGGCCTGA
- a CDS encoding DUF7384 family protein yields MTDAPDPTRVVADADVLAADLLVGGAAREALDRLREHSWTTLVASEALLADTEAVVARLADPDLAADHRAKLDAWTERVDHPEGDHPGLASAYRGEAAHLLSFDPSLTSVAAGANLKPHVTVSVREPDAFARLFDPERLWPEVGDGPYPGPDRDPRA; encoded by the coding sequence ATGACTGACGCGCCGGACCCGACCCGGGTGGTCGCCGACGCCGACGTGCTCGCCGCGGACCTCCTGGTCGGCGGGGCCGCCCGCGAGGCGCTCGACCGCCTCCGCGAACACTCGTGGACGACGCTGGTCGCCTCGGAGGCCCTGCTCGCGGACACGGAAGCCGTCGTCGCACGGCTCGCTGACCCCGACCTCGCGGCCGACCACCGCGCGAAACTCGACGCGTGGACGGAGCGCGTCGACCACCCCGAGGGTGACCATCCCGGACTCGCCTCCGCCTACCGCGGCGAGGCGGCCCACCTGCTCTCGTTCGACCCGTCGCTGACGAGCGTCGCGGCCGGCGCGAACCTCAAGCCGCACGTCACGGTGAGCGTCCGGGAACCGGACGCCTTCGCGCGGCTGTTCGACCCCGAGCGGCTGTGGCCGGAGGTCGGCGACGGGCCGTACCCCGGCCCCGACCGCGACCCGCGCGCCTAG
- a CDS encoding GNAT family N-acetyltransferase, with protein MQVRPPESEELAAVAELHTAAAEAGGARAYDAETTAAWAKRGERSGDDYPVDDPASRFVVAVDAGVLGFGEVVPDEREVRAVYVRPDRERGGVGSAILAHLEGYAAGAGCSELTLQSSLNAVGFYERAGYERVGEGESPGGIAVVEMRKDL; from the coding sequence ATGCAGGTACGTCCGCCCGAGAGCGAGGAACTCGCGGCCGTGGCGGAACTCCACACGGCCGCGGCCGAGGCCGGCGGCGCGCGGGCCTACGACGCCGAGACGACCGCCGCGTGGGCGAAGCGCGGCGAGCGGTCGGGCGACGACTACCCGGTGGACGACCCGGCGAGCCGGTTCGTCGTGGCCGTCGATGCCGGGGTCCTCGGCTTCGGCGAGGTCGTGCCCGACGAGCGCGAGGTTCGGGCGGTGTACGTCCGCCCCGACCGCGAGCGCGGGGGCGTCGGGAGCGCGATACTGGCCCATCTGGAGGGGTACGCTGCCGGGGCGGGCTGTTCGGAACTGACGCTCCAGTCGTCGCTGAACGCGGTCGGGTTCTACGAGCGGGCGGGCTACGAGCGCGTCGGCGAGGGCGAGAGCCCCGGCGGCATCGCGGTGGTCGAGATGCGGAAGGACCTCTAG
- a CDS encoding DNA-directed RNA polymerase — MYKRVRLKDTVEVPPEHLPDRTEPEVPPELIKRLLQDKLEGRMDEEVGSVVTVTEVTDIGDGAVVPNRPSVYYEAEFDAITFDPQMQEVVDGEVVEVVNFGAFVGIGPVDGLLHVSQISDEYLAFDGENQQLASRDSNRVLGVGDAVRTRIVTKSIDERNPRDSKIGLTAKQVGLGKHEWLEEERNKRAAGGD, encoded by the coding sequence ATGTACAAGAGGGTCAGACTCAAGGACACGGTGGAGGTGCCCCCCGAACACCTCCCCGACCGAACGGAACCGGAGGTACCGCCGGAGCTCATCAAGCGACTGCTCCAGGACAAGCTCGAAGGACGGATGGACGAGGAGGTCGGCTCCGTCGTCACCGTCACCGAGGTCACGGACATCGGCGACGGCGCCGTCGTGCCGAACCGCCCGAGCGTCTACTACGAGGCGGAGTTCGACGCCATCACCTTCGACCCGCAGATGCAGGAGGTCGTCGACGGCGAGGTCGTCGAGGTGGTGAACTTCGGCGCGTTCGTCGGTATCGGCCCGGTGGACGGCCTGCTCCACGTCTCGCAGATCTCCGACGAGTACCTCGCGTTCGACGGCGAGAACCAGCAGCTCGCCTCCCGCGACTCCAACCGCGTGCTCGGCGTCGGCGACGCCGTCCGCACGCGCATCGTCACCAAGAGCATCGACGAGCGGAACCCCCGCGACTCGAAGATCGGGCTCACGGCGAAGCAGGTGGGGCTCGGCAAGCACGAGTGGCTGGAGGAGGAGCGCAACAAGCGCGCGGCCGGTGGTGACTGA
- a CDS encoding GTP-dependent dephospho-CoA kinase family protein, whose amino-acid sequence MSVLLELPADLRHELKEPLGPIHTDAEALLAEAGEPVVAVGDIVTYHLLEAGYHPTLALVDGKTKRERVRAAVRDAMEGFDRTVEVESPAGGLSEELLAALREGVGDGTTLVEVLGEEDLAALPAVLVLPDGASVVYGQPDEGMVLATVTDELRAEMRDLLDRFAGDHAAAYETLGV is encoded by the coding sequence GTGTCCGTCCTCCTCGAACTGCCCGCCGACCTCCGCCACGAACTGAAGGAGCCGCTCGGGCCGATACACACCGACGCGGAAGCCCTGCTCGCCGAGGCCGGCGAGCCGGTGGTCGCCGTCGGCGACATCGTCACCTACCACCTGCTGGAGGCGGGCTACCACCCGACGCTGGCGCTGGTCGACGGGAAGACGAAGCGCGAGCGCGTCCGGGCCGCGGTTCGCGACGCGATGGAGGGGTTCGACCGCACCGTCGAAGTCGAGTCGCCCGCGGGCGGCCTCTCCGAGGAACTGCTCGCCGCGCTCCGCGAGGGCGTCGGCGACGGGACGACCCTCGTGGAGGTGCTCGGCGAGGAGGACCTCGCGGCGCTGCCCGCGGTGCTCGTGCTTCCCGACGGCGCGAGCGTCGTGTACGGCCAGCCGGACGAGGGGATGGTGCTGGCGACGGTGACCGACGAGCTCCGGGCGGAGATGCGCGACCTGCTCGACCGCTTCGCCGGGGACCACGCGGCCGCGTACGAGACGCTCGGCGTCTGA
- a CDS encoding DUF5808 domain-containing protein, protein MADKPQSGELFGVPYNFERPSIGRMLSSYWQPGEGMLVEKPFGVGYTLNLANWRSWLVLLVAGGLFYQQQQSAEKAAAEEDDDPVEVLVDE, encoded by the coding sequence ATGGCAGACAAACCGCAGTCCGGGGAACTGTTCGGCGTCCCGTACAACTTCGAGCGGCCCTCCATCGGCCGGATGCTGTCCTCCTACTGGCAGCCCGGCGAGGGGATGCTCGTCGAGAAGCCGTTCGGCGTCGGCTACACGCTGAACCTCGCGAACTGGCGCTCGTGGCTCGTCCTGCTCGTCGCGGGCGGCCTGTTCTACCAGCAACAGCAGTCCGCCGAGAAGGCCGCCGCCGAGGAGGACGACGACCCCGTCGAGGTCCTCGTCGACGAGTAG
- a CDS encoding 30S ribosomal protein S27ae, which produces MARHEYYNDDGTTDKEQCPRCGDTFLGDYGDRLHCGKCSYTEFN; this is translated from the coding sequence ATGGCGCGCCACGAGTACTACAACGACGACGGGACGACGGACAAGGAGCAGTGTCCCCGCTGCGGCGACACCTTCCTCGGCGACTACGGCGACCGCCTGCACTGCGGCAAGTGCAGCTACACCGAGTTCAACTGA